Proteins encoded together in one Gemmatimonadota bacterium DH-78 window:
- a CDS encoding TerB family tellurite resistance protein, giving the protein MIDTIREFFRSSMLPADDAPPQTRDRDLRLAACALLLELAHADDDFSGDERRHMERSIRRHFGLDERQAEELLRHAETARQEAPDLWRFTRLIREHYSLGQKMVLAEVMWALVYSDGELHAREDYLMRKVSKLLALDMGYLSEARRRAECTLELSDPPVD; this is encoded by the coding sequence ATGATCGACACCATCCGAGAGTTCTTCCGCAGCTCGATGTTGCCGGCCGACGACGCCCCCCCGCAGACCCGCGATCGCGACCTGCGCCTGGCCGCCTGCGCCCTGCTCCTCGAGCTCGCGCACGCCGACGACGATTTCTCCGGCGACGAGCGCCGACACATGGAGCGGTCGATCCGCCGGCACTTCGGGCTCGACGAACGGCAGGCGGAGGAGCTGCTGCGGCATGCCGAAACGGCGCGGCAGGAGGCGCCCGACCTCTGGCGATTCACCCGCCTCATCCGCGAGCACTACTCGCTGGGGCAGAAGATGGTGCTGGCCGAGGTGATGTGGGCGCTGGTCTACTCCGACGGGGAGCTGCACGCCCGCGAAGACTACCTGATGCGCAAGGTCAGCAAGCTGCTCGCCCTCGACATGGGCTATCTGTCGGAGGCGCGGCGGCGGGCCGAGTGCACCCTCGAGCTGTCGGATCCGCCGGTGGATTGA
- a CDS encoding DUF445 family protein, which yields MSDELIKAVVTVLFGALAGGLTNTIAIWMLFHPYHPPVVGRVRFGWLQGAVPKNQERLAAAIGRTVGNRLLTADDLMRIFAEPEFRDAFDERLAVFLDDVLHRERASLNEVLPPAVVPEVERLLDGVLEHSLTRLESYLASERFEAAVAERTEGIVAAVADEPISGVLTPARESAVAEAVEAWLVSAVESADFRKALDDYLIRATDRLLQPERTFEEILPLGLVGSMERAIGGYLPLAIERLGALLDDPEARTRFETTLRELFQRFLGDLKFHQRVVARLVVTGDTVDKILDTIQEEGAERLSEMLRDPPIQEAMARGVNEAIVDFLRRPVRSVLGPPDSASVVDARETLANWIVNMARDPQTRGFLVEKLQQGLDNAGAHTWGEVLERIPQERVSGWLVSAGRSAPVHRVARDLGARLIERALTRPIGTPARWLPSDAPARLESGLGPVLWDWLQGQVPAVIQRLDVGRRVEQKVMEFPMPKLEELVRKVTDRELRLIVQLGYLLGAIIGLGLVGIDRLLS from the coding sequence GTGTCCGACGAACTGATCAAAGCGGTCGTCACCGTCCTGTTCGGTGCCCTGGCCGGTGGTCTCACGAACACCATCGCCATCTGGATGCTCTTCCACCCCTACCACCCCCCGGTGGTGGGCCGGGTGCGCTTCGGGTGGCTGCAGGGTGCCGTGCCGAAGAACCAGGAGCGGCTGGCTGCCGCGATCGGGCGCACCGTCGGCAACCGGCTCCTCACCGCCGACGACCTCATGCGGATCTTCGCCGAGCCGGAGTTTCGCGACGCCTTCGACGAGAGGCTGGCCGTTTTTCTCGACGACGTGCTCCACCGGGAGCGGGCCTCGCTGAACGAGGTGCTTCCGCCGGCGGTGGTGCCCGAGGTGGAGCGCCTGCTCGACGGAGTGCTCGAGCACTCGCTCACCCGCCTCGAGAGCTACCTGGCCTCGGAGCGGTTCGAAGCGGCGGTGGCCGAGCGCACCGAGGGGATCGTGGCGGCGGTGGCCGACGAGCCGATCTCGGGCGTGCTCACCCCGGCCCGGGAGTCGGCGGTGGCCGAGGCGGTGGAGGCCTGGCTGGTGTCGGCGGTGGAGAGCGCCGACTTCCGCAAGGCGCTCGACGACTACCTGATTCGCGCCACCGATCGCCTGCTCCAGCCCGAGCGCACCTTCGAGGAGATCCTGCCTCTCGGACTGGTGGGGTCGATGGAGCGCGCGATCGGCGGCTACCTCCCGCTCGCGATCGAGCGCCTCGGCGCGCTCCTCGACGACCCGGAGGCTCGCACCCGTTTCGAGACCACCCTGCGCGAACTCTTCCAGCGTTTCCTGGGTGATCTGAAGTTCCACCAGCGGGTGGTCGCCCGGCTCGTGGTGACGGGTGATACCGTCGACAAGATCCTCGACACGATCCAGGAGGAGGGCGCCGAGCGACTGTCGGAGATGCTGCGCGATCCCCCCATCCAGGAGGCGATGGCCCGGGGGGTGAACGAGGCGATCGTCGACTTCCTGCGGCGCCCCGTGCGCTCGGTGCTCGGGCCACCCGACTCGGCCAGCGTGGTGGACGCCCGCGAGACCCTCGCGAACTGGATCGTGAACATGGCGCGCGATCCGCAGACGCGCGGCTTTCTCGTCGAGAAGCTCCAGCAGGGGCTCGACAACGCCGGGGCCCACACCTGGGGCGAAGTGCTCGAGCGCATTCCGCAGGAGCGGGTGTCGGGCTGGCTGGTGTCGGCCGGGCGCAGCGCTCCGGTGCACCGGGTAGCGCGCGACCTGGGCGCGCGCCTCATCGAGCGCGCCCTGACCCGCCCGATCGGGACCCCGGCCCGCTGGCTCCCCTCCGACGCCCCCGCGCGGCTGGAGAGCGGGCTCGGCCCCGTGCTGTGGGACTGGCTGCAGGGGCAGGTGCCCGCGGTGATCCAGCGGCTCGACGTGGGCCGCCGGGTGGAGCAGAAGGTGATGGAGTTTCCGATGCCCAAGCTCGAGGAGCTGGTGCGGAAGGTGACCGACCGCGAGCTGCGGCTGATCGTGCAGCTCGGCTATCTACTCGGCGCCATCATCGGGCTCGGACTCGTGGGCATCGATCGCCTGCTGAGCTGA
- a CDS encoding SIMPL domain-containing protein (The SIMPL domain is named for its presence in mouse protein SIMPL (signalling molecule that associates with mouse pelle-like kinase). Bacterial member BP26, from Brucella, was shown to assemble into a channel-like structure, while YggE from E. coli has been associated with resistance to oxidative stress.) produces MFRPSATGPATPLMRLAAPVLLLASACAPAAAATPAPTMTAAASTASAPAPAVRDTGVIRVSGTADVEVPSDRARLRFAMETEAKSAAEAADANAAQMSAVLDAVRAAVGDDGTIGTSGYGLSPIYSRPEPGGMQSITAYRAQNHVEVTLTEVDRVGAVLDAAVRAGANRVAELSFFASDPGPARLEAIREATATARAEAEVLAAALGGTLGQALEVNVSSSGGVPMYRMRAAEMAMADTPVEAGAQTVSVTVNISFRLDSAGN; encoded by the coding sequence ATGTTCAGACCTTCCGCGACCGGCCCCGCGACCCCGCTGATGCGGCTCGCCGCCCCGGTCCTGCTTCTCGCTTCGGCCTGCGCTCCGGCGGCGGCCGCCACCCCGGCCCCGACCATGACCGCAGCCGCTTCCACCGCCTCGGCCCCCGCCCCGGCCGTCCGCGACACCGGGGTGATCCGGGTGTCGGGCACCGCCGACGTCGAAGTGCCCTCGGATCGGGCGCGACTGCGTTTCGCGATGGAGACCGAGGCGAAGTCGGCCGCCGAGGCCGCCGACGCCAACGCCGCTCAGATGAGCGCCGTGCTCGACGCGGTCCGTGCCGCCGTCGGCGACGACGGCACGATCGGCACGTCGGGCTACGGGCTGTCGCCGATCTACAGCCGGCCGGAGCCGGGCGGCATGCAGTCGATCACGGCCTACCGCGCGCAGAACCACGTGGAGGTGACGCTCACCGAGGTCGACCGGGTGGGCGCGGTGCTCGACGCCGCGGTGCGCGCCGGTGCGAACCGGGTGGCCGAGCTCTCCTTCTTCGCCTCCGATCCGGGTCCGGCCCGCCTGGAGGCGATTCGCGAGGCCACGGCCACCGCGCGGGCGGAAGCCGAGGTGCTGGCGGCCGCGCTCGGGGGCACCCTCGGGCAGGCGCTCGAGGTGAACGTGTCGAGCTCCGGAGGCGTGCCCATGTACCGGATGCGCGCGGCCGAGATGGCGATGGCCGACACGCCGGTCGAGGCGGGCGCCCAGACCGTGTCGGTCACGGTCAACATCAGCTTCCGACTCGACTCCGCGGGGAATTGA
- a CDS encoding sugar phosphate nucleotidyltransferase, translating to MKAIIPLAGRGTRLRPSTHHTPKPLLRVGGRPILSYLLDDVKALGVEEMVFIVGYRSEVIRDFIASDYPDLRPHYATQEVMDGTAGAIKLAEPWADDDLLILFSDTLFDADLGLATRLPDDEAGILWAKEVEDYQRFGVIVTDENGIMQRIVEKPSEPVSKLANIGVYYIRDHGLLFEGINHVLAGGTGKSGEYYLTDAFQYMVDHGAKLRTAPVGGWYDCGKTETLLDTNRHLLSTTRGGVDSGATVEGAEIVEPVRIEAGAVVTGGRIGPNVTVERGARVTGSTLSRTIVGHEAEVSNAELHDSLVGARAKISGLSGRLHVADDSVVEG from the coding sequence ATGAAGGCCATCATCCCCCTCGCGGGCCGCGGCACGCGCCTCCGCCCGTCGACCCATCATACTCCGAAACCCCTGCTCAGGGTCGGCGGCCGTCCCATTCTGAGCTATCTGCTCGACGACGTGAAGGCTCTCGGAGTGGAGGAGATGGTCTTCATCGTGGGCTACCGCTCGGAGGTGATCCGCGACTTCATCGCCTCGGACTACCCCGACCTGCGTCCGCACTACGCCACCCAGGAGGTGATGGACGGCACGGCGGGCGCGATCAAGCTGGCCGAGCCGTGGGCCGACGACGACCTGCTGATCCTCTTCAGCGACACCCTCTTCGACGCCGACCTGGGGCTCGCCACCCGGCTGCCGGACGACGAGGCGGGGATTCTCTGGGCCAAGGAGGTGGAGGACTACCAGCGCTTCGGGGTGATCGTCACCGACGAGAACGGCATCATGCAGCGCATCGTCGAGAAGCCGAGCGAGCCGGTGTCGAAGCTCGCCAACATCGGGGTGTACTACATCCGCGATCACGGGCTGCTCTTCGAGGGCATCAACCACGTGCTCGCGGGGGGAACCGGCAAGAGCGGCGAGTACTACCTCACCGACGCCTTCCAGTACATGGTCGACCACGGCGCGAAGCTGCGTACGGCGCCGGTGGGCGGCTGGTACGACTGCGGCAAGACCGAGACGCTGCTCGACACCAACCGGCATCTGCTCTCGACCACGCGGGGTGGGGTGGACTCCGGAGCGACGGTGGAGGGCGCGGAGATCGTCGAGCCGGTGCGGATCGAGGCCGGCGCCGTCGTCACGGGCGGGCGGATCGGCCCGAACGTCACCGTCGAGCGGGGCGCGCGCGTGACGGGCTCGACCCTGTCGCGCACCATCGTCGGGCACGAGGCCGAGGTGTCGAACGCCGAGCTGCACGACAGCCTGGTGGGCGCCCGGGCGAAGATCTCGGGACTGTCGGGTCGCCTGCACGTGGCCGACGACTCGGTGGTGGAGGGCTGA
- a CDS encoding M20/M25/M40 family metallo-hydrolase, with the protein MFHDLSRLVRADAAPPTSPAYDVRALRWLEHPGYLRARRLLEATDARTLDDQVALTAVPAPPFHESERGRVMAGMMRECGLEVSEPDAVGNVVGWFPESGAWTPGAAAPAPLVVSAHLDTVFPPGTRIEVEREGDLLRAPGIADDARGLTALLALTRAAREAALDFDSPLLVVATVGEEGAGDLRGVRHLFSPRGALRAGCAAFLSLDGAGIRRIVNVGLGSLRYRATVRGPGGHSWVDYGTPNPIHALARALDNLTRVPLPTVPSTTLSIGRWGGGTSVNAIPTEAWVEFEVRSEAEVELSRMDLEIRSILDRVSGSDPGGRGELVLTLDRLGRRPAGGTPAHHPVVESALAATRALGVSPELAISSTDANLPMSLGVPAITLGAGGDAGQAHTPGEWYRNVKGPDGIARALLTLLLLDGR; encoded by the coding sequence ATGTTTCACGATCTCTCCCGCCTCGTGCGCGCCGACGCTGCGCCGCCGACTTCGCCGGCTTACGACGTCCGCGCCCTCCGCTGGCTCGAGCATCCGGGCTACCTCCGCGCCCGCCGCCTTCTCGAAGCCACCGACGCGCGCACCCTCGACGACCAGGTGGCGCTCACCGCGGTCCCCGCCCCTCCCTTCCACGAATCGGAGCGCGGGCGGGTGATGGCGGGAATGATGCGGGAGTGCGGCCTCGAGGTGAGCGAGCCCGACGCGGTCGGCAACGTGGTCGGGTGGTTTCCGGAGTCGGGTGCATGGACTCCGGGGGCGGCGGCGCCGGCCCCGCTGGTGGTGTCGGCACACCTCGACACCGTCTTCCCCCCGGGCACCCGGATCGAGGTCGAGCGCGAGGGCGACCTGCTGCGGGCCCCGGGCATCGCCGACGACGCCCGCGGGCTCACCGCCCTGCTGGCCCTCACGAGGGCCGCCCGCGAGGCCGCGCTGGATTTCGACTCTCCACTGCTCGTGGTGGCCACCGTGGGCGAGGAGGGCGCCGGCGACCTGCGCGGCGTGCGGCACCTCTTCTCCCCCCGGGGCGCGCTGCGGGCCGGGTGCGCCGCATTTCTCTCGCTCGACGGCGCGGGGATCCGCCGCATCGTCAACGTCGGGCTCGGCTCCCTTCGCTACCGGGCCACGGTGCGCGGTCCGGGCGGTCACTCCTGGGTGGACTACGGCACGCCCAACCCGATCCACGCCCTCGCGCGGGCGCTCGACAACCTGACCCGGGTGCCGCTGCCCACGGTGCCGTCGACCACCCTGTCGATCGGGCGCTGGGGCGGTGGCACGAGCGTGAACGCGATCCCGACCGAGGCGTGGGTGGAGTTCGAGGTGCGCTCGGAGGCCGAGGTGGAGCTCTCCCGCATGGACCTGGAGATCCGCAGCATCCTCGACCGCGTGTCGGGCTCGGACCCGGGGGGCCGCGGCGAGCTGGTGCTCACCCTCGACCGGCTGGGTCGCCGCCCGGCGGGAGGCACCCCGGCCCACCACCCGGTGGTGGAGTCGGCGCTGGCCGCCACCCGCGCGCTCGGCGTGTCTCCCGAGCTGGCGATCTCGTCGACCGACGCCAACCTTCCCATGTCGCTCGGGGTACCCGCGATCACCCTCGGGGCGGGGGGCGACGCCGGACAGGCGCACACCCCGGGCGAGTGGTACCGCAACGTGAAGGGCCCGGACGGAATCGCCCGGGCCCTTCTCACCCTGCTGCTGCTGGACGGCCGCTGA